From the genome of Nocardia sp. NBC_01503, one region includes:
- a CDS encoding MarR family winged helix-turn-helix transcriptional regulator has protein sequence MTESREYHPKGLLRYPTYALGKLHKAMHAELGTSLREHWVLTYLSEFSEITQQEMADALGIDRSEVVRLVDSLEKAGLVTRTRDPEDRRKYRLAITNAGRKLRDETNAQIAVATDALLFRLTPAERATLHRLSLKALGYDVNEL, from the coding sequence GTGACCGAGAGCCGCGAGTACCACCCCAAGGGCCTGCTCCGCTATCCGACCTACGCGCTCGGCAAGCTGCACAAGGCCATGCACGCCGAACTGGGGACCTCGCTACGCGAGCACTGGGTGCTCACCTACCTCTCGGAGTTCAGCGAGATCACCCAGCAGGAGATGGCCGACGCGCTGGGCATCGATCGCAGTGAAGTGGTGCGGCTGGTCGACAGCCTGGAGAAAGCGGGCCTGGTCACCCGCACCCGCGATCCCGAGGACCGGCGCAAATACCGCTTGGCCATCACCAACGCGGGCCGCAAACTGCGCGATGAGACCAACGCCCAGATCGCCGTCGCCACCGATGCCCTGCTGTTCCGGCTCACCCCGGCCGAACGCGCTACGCTGCACCGGCTTTCACTCAAGGCGCTCGGTTACGACGTGAACGAGCTCTGA